Proteins encoded in a region of the Suncus etruscus isolate mSunEtr1 chromosome 1, mSunEtr1.pri.cur, whole genome shotgun sequence genome:
- the LOC126018141 gene encoding keratin, type I cytoskeletal 27: MSVRFSSASRRRGSCGGASSVRLSSGGAGNACGVPGIGSGFSCAFGGSSSAGSYGGGLGAGNTSFAAFTGNENGLLSGNEKVTMQNLNDRLASYLENVRALEEANADLEQKIKGWYEKFGPGSCRGLDHDYSRYFPIIDDLKSQIISATTSNAHVVLQNDNARLTADDFRLKYENELALHQSVEADVSSLRRVLDELTLCRTDLEIQVETLSEELAYLKKNHEEEMQALQCAAGGNVNVEMNAAPGADLTVLLNNMRAEYEDLAEQNRRDAEAWFNEKSATLQQQISDDAGATSSARNELTEMKRTLQTLEIELQSLLAMKHSLECSLTETEGNYCTQLAQIQAQISALEEQLQQVRTEMEGQKLEYDQLLDIKVHLEKEIETYCHLIDGEDSSCVKSKGYGGPGTQIKESTKATMVKTIVEEIDPRGKVLSARVHTLEEKSTKVNNVKIEQRVPS, encoded by the exons ATGTCCGTACGTTTTTCTTCTGCCTCCAGACGTCGTGGTTCCTGCGGTGGAGCCAGCTCTGTGCGCCTCTCCAGTGGGGGAGCAGGAAATGCCTGTGGGGTGCCAGGCATTGGAAGTGGCTTCTCTTGTGCATTTGGGGGCAGCTCCTCTGCAGGAAGCTATGGAGGTGGCCTGGGTGCGGGGAACACTTCCTTTGCCGCCTTCACCGGGAATGAAAATGGCCTGCTCTCCGGGAACGAAAAAGTGACCATGCAGAACCTCAATGACCGCTTGGCCTCCTACCTGGAGAACGTGAGAGCACTGGAAGAGGCCAACGCTGACTTGGAGCAGAAGATCAAAGGGTGGTATGAGAAATTTGGGCCTGGTTCTTGCCGTGGTCTTGATCATGATTACAGCAGGTATTTCCCAATAATTGATGACCTGAAGAGCCAG ATAATCTCTGCAACTACAAGCAATGCCCATGTGGTCCTGCAAAATGATAATGCTAGGCTAACCGCTGATGACTTCAGACTAAA GTATGAAAATGAATTGGCCCTTCACCAGAGTGTGGAGGCTGATGTGAGCAGCCTGCGCAGGGTACTGGACGAGCTGACACTGTGCAGAACCGACCTGGAGATCCAGGTGGAAACTCTGAGTGAGGAGTTGGCTTACCTCAAGAAGAACCATGAAGAG GAAATGCAGGCGCTGCAGTGCGCGGCCGGAGGCAACGTGAACGTGGAGATGAACGCGGCGCCCGGTGCGGACCTCACCGTGCTGCTCAACAACATGCGTGCCGAGTACGAGGACCTGGCCGAGCAGAACCGCAGGGACGCCGAGGCCTGGTTCAATGAGAAG AGTGCCACCCTGCAGCAGCAGATCTCCGACGACGCTGGGGCCACCAGCTCTGCCCGCAATGAACTTACCGAGATGAAAAGAACTCTTCAAaccctggaaatcgagcttcagTCCCTTTTAGCCATG AAACACTCTCTGGAGTGCTCCCTCACCGAGACAGAGGGCAACTATTGCACTCAGCTGGCCCAGATCCAGGCCCAGATCAGCGCCCTGGAGGAGCAGCTGCAGCAGGTCAGAACCGAGATGGAAGGCCAGAAGCTAGAGTATGACCAGTTGCTGGATATCAAGGTTCACTTGGAGAAAGAAATTGAGACCTATTGCCATCTGATAGATGGAGAAGATAG CTCTTGTGTCAAATCAAAAGGTTATGGAGGACCAGGAACTCAGATAAAAG AGTCAACTAAAGCCACCATGGTTAAAACAATTGTTGAAGAAATCGATCCTCGTGGCAAAGTTCTCTCAGCCAGAGTTCACACTCTGGAAGAGAAATCCACCAAAGTCAACAATGTGAAGATTGAGCAGAGAGTGCCTTCCTGA
- the LOC126017970 gene encoding keratin, type I cytoskeletal 26-like yields the protein MSFRFSGGSRRVCLRANPRRLSNGGAAFGAGNACTATGAGSSFACALGSVSSGGAFGNSGGGLGSGLYKGFLGNEYGVFTGNEKVTMQNLNDRLASYLDHVQALEEANRELEQKIKGWYEKYGPDSVRGLDRDYSRYFSIIEDLKKQIVSVTNCNASIVLQNDNARLTTEDYKLKYENELALHQSVEADINSLQRLLEELTHCTADLEIQCETLGEELMSLKTNHEEEIKVLQSAAGGTVNVEMNAAPGVNLTILLNNMRAEYELLAEQNRRDAEAWFDEKSASLQQQISVDEGAATAARHELMELKRNLQTLEIEFQSVMAMKHSFESSLAETEGNYYLQLQKIQDQIQAMQEQLQQIRTETEGQKLEYEQLLNIKILLEKEIETYCKLMDGEESNSKKTGYKAKGCGPVNSESQIEDSKEEIVVKTVVEELDQLGNVLSLRVHSIEEKSSKISNITMEQRVPSKAPQ from the exons ATGTCTTTCCGGTTTTCTGGAGGATCCAGGAGGGTCTGCTTGAGAGCAAACCCCCGCCGGCTGTCGAATGGAGGAGCTGCCTTTGGTGCTGGAAATGCCTGTACTGCAACGGGAGCTGGGAGCAGCTTTGCTTGTGCCCTTGGTAGTGTTTCTTCTGGGGGAGCTTTCGGGAATAGCGGTGGAGGGCTGGGGAGTGGTCTCTAtaaaggttttcttggaaatgaaTATGGTGTCTTCACTGGGAATGAGAAGGTGACCATGCAGAACCTCAATGACCGCCTGGCCTCCTACCTGGACCATGTGCAAGCTCTCGAAGAAGCCAATAGAGAACTTGAGCAGAAAATCAAGGGTTGGTATGAGAAATATGGACCTGATTCTGTCCGAGGACTTGATCGTGACTATAGTCGTTATTTCTCCATCATTGAAGATCTTAAAAAGCAG ATTGTTTCTGTGACCAACTGCAATGCCAGCATTGTTCTACAAAATGACAATGCCAGACTGACGACTGAGGACTACAAGCTGAA GTATGAAAACGAGCTCGCCCTGCACCAGAGCGTGGAGGCTGACATCAACAGCCTTCAGAGACTGTTGGAGGAACTCACCCACTGTACAGCCGACCTAGAGATACAGTGTGAAACGCTTGGTGAGGAGTTGATGTCACTCAAGACTAATCATGAGGAG GAAATAAAGGTTCTGCAAAGTGCAGCAGGAGGAACGGTGAACGTGGAGATGAATGCAGCCCCCGGAGTGAACCTAACCATTCTGTTGAACAACATGCGTGCGGAGTATGAGCTGTTGGCTGAGCAGAATCGCAGGGATGCTGAAGCATGGTTTGACGAGAAG AGTGCTTCCCTGCAACAGCAGATCTCCGTCGACGAGGGAGCAGCCACCGCAGCCAGACATGAGCTCATGGAACTGAAACGCAATCTACAAACCTTGGAAATCGAATTCCAGTCTGTGATGGCCATG aaacattcCTTTGAAAGCTCATTGGCAGAGACAGAAGGGAATTACTATCTTCAGCTCCAAAAAATCCAGGATCAGATCCAAGCCATGCAGGAGCAATTGCAACAGATCCGAACTGAAACCGAAGGCCAGAAGCTGGAGTATGAACAACTTCTCAATATCAAAAtacttttagaaaaagaaatagaaacctaTTGCAAATTAATGGATGGTGAAGAAAG cAACAGCAAAAAAACAGGTTACAAAGCCAAAGGATGTGGGCCTGTGAACTCTGAAAGCCAAATCGAAG actcaAAAGAAGAAATTGTTGTCAAAACAGTGGTTGAGGAACTAGATCAACTTGGCAACGTCCTTTCACTGAGGGTCCACTCTATTGAAGAAAAATCCTCTAAAATAAGCAACATTACAATGGAACAACGAGTACCTTCTAAAGCACCACAGTGA